CGACCCGCGTCGTCCCAGAGGATGATGTCCTCGAACCAGCACGTAAACGATCGCCCGCAGCACAAGGCGATTCGGTGAGTTCACTACGATAGTGGCCTCCACGACGGCTGTCCGCGGCAGCGTGTACGCTTTCGTGCTCGACCTTGTAGAACGCCGGTTTCGGCTGGTCAGCGGGCTGGGCGTAGGCGTGCCGAATCGTTCAGGGAGATCAGGGGCCGTTCCTGCATTACGGCTTCGGCGCATGGATGTCGAGAGAATTTCCGACAGTCGTGTTCGAGCGTTTCGCGGACGATGCGGTGGTCCATTGTGTGACCGAACGCCAGGCCGCCCAGGTGTGGGAAGCGATTGCGGATCGGTTCGCTGAGATCGGGTGATCGAAAAGTCGGCGGGTCGCCAACACGTCTGTGACGCGCTTCACCGGCGACCACAGCGGCCCCACGCCACACTGGCCGCCGCCGCGGGCGTCTCGGCGAGGCACTGGATGGCCTGCTGCGTTGGGCCAAACATGTGGGTGCGGTCCGCGCGGACCTGGGGGCCGAGGATCTGTCCGCGCTCGCCGTCGGCGGCACGGCGTTGCGGTCGGCGCACCGGAACCAGGCGCGCGCAACGGTTTTGGTGCGGCTGCTGCTGGACGGGTTACGACCGCGGGAGGTCACGGAAGCAGCCGGGTTACGTGACCCACGACCGGCCCGTCGTCACGGAACCGGGCCCGAGAGCACGGGATTCCGCCTGGAATGCGGCGGGCCGCTGCGCATCGGGGCGACCGGCAGGCCGCCCCGCGGCCCGGCCTGCCGGCAGCGTGCGCACCGACGCCGTTCACGAAATGGGATTCGTTGACCCGGCCGCCGCAGCGCGCTTAGCGTCGCGAGACGAGGAGGTCTCGCCATGACAACCGTCGCCCACGGTGAACTGCGCCGGACTGGGCCCAGGATCGGTGCCGAGATCACCGGTGTCGACTTCGGACACGACATCGACCCGTCCACCGCGGACGCGCTCGTGCGAGAGTTCCTGGCCTGCAAAGTGCTGGTGTTCCGCGATCAGCATCTTACCCCGGACGAACACGTGCGCGCGGCGCGGATCTTCGGCGAGCCCTTCGACGACCCGACCGCGGCCAGGGACGACGCGAACCCGCTCGTCTATCCCTTCAACGTCCGCCGGAACGGGAAAGCCGGCACCTGGCACATCGGCGGGCTGTGGCGGAATCCGCCCTTCAGCATCGAATCCCTTACCTACCAGGAAGTATCGGAGCTGGGGGGCGACACGGTGTGGGCCGACCTGCAGGCCGCCTACGACGACCTGTCCCAACCGCTCCGGCAACTGCTGGAGTCGGTCAGCGCGGTCTATGACGCGGACGCGGCGAACTACGCGCAGGGCAGCAAGCGGGACCGAGTCCAGGACACGATCGAGCACCCGGTGGTGCTGCGGCATCCGGACACGGGCCGGCTCGGCCTGTTTCTCAGTTCCTCGGCGCTGCGGCTGACCGGTGTCAGTGCCGAGGAGAGCACTGCGCTGCTGCCGTTCCTGCTCAAGCACGCTTCGTTGCCCGACTACACGAACAGTTCGGATGGCGCCCAGGCGACTTCGTGTTGTGGGACAACCTGGCCACCTGGCACTACGCGGTCGACGACTATGGCGACGCGCCGCGCGTCTATCGCAAGGTCATCGCGACACGCTGAGCCCAGAAGGAGTACCCATGACCACCACCGAAACCGACGTCTTCACGGCCGAGTGGCAGGCCTGGCATCGCGACCACGAGCAGAAGCGGGCCGCCCCGCACGGGTTTCTGGCGATCACTGGCCTGCACTGGCTGAGCGATGTGCCGGTGCGGTTCCCGGACGCGCCGGGCGTGTGGTTCACCGGCGCCGAGGGCGGCGTCATCGTGGCGCTCGACGAGGGGGCGGAACTGGTCGTCGACGGGGAAACGGTGCGCGGGCGGCACGAGTTCGGGATCATTCCCGAACGCGGTGGGGTGAATGCCGTGTGGAACGACGCGGTTATCGAGGTCGCCAAACGGGGCGGGCACGACATCGTGCGGCCCCGCCACCCCGACAATCCGTTGCGCGTCGCCCACACGGGCACGCCTACGTTCGCACCGGATCCGAAATGGGTGGTGCCCGGTCGCTACGAACCGTTCGCGCATCCCGAGCCGACCACGGTGGGCGCGGCCGTGGCCGGGCTGGAGCACGTCTACGACGCGCCGGGCCGGATTCACTTCGCGGTCGACGGGCAGGAGCTGAGCCTGACCGCTTTTCCGGGCCACGCACCGGAAAGCCTGCTCGTGCTCTTCACCGACGCCACGTCCGGCGTGACCACGTATGCGGCGAACCGGGCGCTGCAGTTGCCGCCGCCGGGCGCGGACGGCACGATCGCGCTGGACTTCAACCGCGCGACCAACCTTCCGTGTGCATACACCGATCTGGCGACCTGTCCGTTGCCGCCGGCGGAGAACCGGCTGCCGGTCGCGATCGAGGCCGGCGAACAGATTCCCCGCGAACGTCGCTGACCCCACCGACACGGCCACGCAGTCCCCTTGGCCGGGGCTGCGTGGCCGTTTTTCGCCGCGGGTGAAACCTTCGGTTCCCCAGGTGATCGGAATGTGGGAATAGTGGAAACACCCGGCGGCACCCTCTAATGTCACCTCGTGCTCCACACGGTCCCCTTCGTCAGCCGGCACTACCTCGATCTGTGCCGGCTGTACGGCGCTCTCTGTCACTGATCTGGGACGTTCTGCCCGCGCTGGTAACCACTTCCGCACCGCGAAGACTGTTCGTCGTGTCTGACGATAATCCTGTCAGGAATTCCCGATTTTCGGTTTGATTCCCCGAGAGGTTCGGCCGATATGACCGCAGAAGACTCTATTCCACAGACTAGTCCCGTCGTTCTCGACGAGCCCGAGGGTGAATTGCGCGCCGGTGCGTTGTCCGGCGTCGGTGTGTTCGCGCAAGGACTGGCCGCCGCGGCGCCCAGCGTGGCGATCGCGAGTGTGCCCGGCTCGTTGTTCCTCGTCGCCGGGAAAGGCGCCCTCTGGGCGGCCATCGTCGGCGGTGTCCTCGTTTACCTGGTCGCCACGGTGATCGCGCTGCAGGCGCGCCGAACTGTGTCGTCGGGCTCGCTGGGCACTTACGCCGGCAACGGGCTCGGCCCGGTGGCGGCGTTCGTCACCGGGTGGGCGCTGATCATCGGCTACATCGGGTTCGCCGCGGGTGGCGTGCTCGGCGCCGTTCTGTATTTCAACGCGTTCCTGCAGGAGATCGGTCTGCACACCGACCATCTGGCCGTCAAGATCGTGCTTCTGGTGCTCGCCACCGCCGCGGCGCTCTACATTCCGTTCCGGGGTGTGAGCGTGTCGGTGAAGTTTGGTCTCGGCTTCGAAGTGGTGTCGCTGCTGGCGATCGCGATCATCCTCGTCGCCTCGTACGTGACCTACGGCGCCCGGTTCGACGGCGCTCAGTTCTCGCTGAGCCATCTGGGCAGCAGCGCCACGCTGATCGCCGCGGTCACCGCGGTCGGCTCCTATGCCGGCTTCGAAAGCGCCGCGTCGCTCGGGCACGAAGCCAGGGACGCCCACCGTAACGTGCCGCGAGCGATCCTCCGGCTGGTGATCGGGCTTGGGATCCTGTACCTGCTCGCCACCTATCCCGAGGTGCTCGGTTTCGGAGGCCCGAAACAGCTCGACGCCGACAGCACACCGCTGCCGATCGTCGCCCAGAACGCCGGGGTCAGCTGGGTGACCTACGCCGTCGACCTCACCCTGGGCACGGCGATGATCGTGTTCTCCTCGGCAGTCATCAACTCCGGTTCTCGCAGCCTGTTCACGCTGTCGCGAGAGCACGCCCTGCCCCGGGCGCTGGGGCGGGTGCACACCCGCTTCCGGACACCGCACGTCGCGATCGCGTTCGTCGGGCTCGTCGGGTTCGTGATCGGGCTGATCGGCACGGTGACCTCGGTCGGCCGGTTCCAGTGGGACGTCTATGTCGGGATCGTGTCGAGTTACGCCTACCTGTTCGCCTATCTGCTGGTGGCGATCGCGACGCCGTTGTGGCTACGGCGGATCAGGGCGCTGTCGCCGGCCGGCCTGGTCGTCTCGGTGCTCGCCGTCGCCGGGATCGTCTACGTGATCTACAAGAACCTGATTCCGGTCCCGGAGGGCGCGTACAAGTACCTGCCCTACGTCTTCCTGGCCCTGCTGCTGATCGGCCTGGTCCGCTTCCTGCGGTTGCGGATCAGCCGCCCAGACGTGGCCGCCAGGGTCGGGTCGATCCAGACGTTGTCCGCGGCCGAACAGGAGCGGCTCGCCGACCTGGGCATCCTCGACGCCATCCGCCGCCCTACCGCCCACTGAGGACATCCAAAGGAGACAGTCATGCCGTTTTTCGACAGCCCCGACGCCCGGCTCTACTTCCGTGCCTGGGAGGTCGACGAGCCCGTGGCCGGGTTCGTGTTCCTGCACGGGGGCGGGGAGCACTCGGGTCAGTTCAGCCGCCTCGCCTCGCGGCTCAACGCCGCGGGTATCGACGTGTGGGCGATCGACCACCAGGGCCACGGCATCTCCGGGGGAGAACGCGGCGTGGTGCGTTCGCTCGACGTGCTCGCCCGGGACGCGCTCGCTCTGGCCGACCTCGTTCGCGAGCGCAGGCCCGGGCTGCCGCTGGTGATCGGCGGGCATTCGCTCGGCGGCTGGACGACCGCACTCGTGGTCACCAAGAACCCTGACCTGTTCGTGGGCGCGGTACTCACCGGTGCCAGCCTGCGCGGGCGCACCGCGGTCGGCCAACCGGCCCCCGGGGATCCTTTCCGGTTCGACATCAGCCTGCTGGCCGCCGATCCGGACTATCTGGAGGAACTGCGGAAGGACCCGCTCGTGCAGTTGGTGCTGCCCGAGCCGGAGGCGACCGCGGCCGCGCTCGCGGTGGCCGCCGAGGACCTGGCCACGGCGTTCCCCACGGTGTCCCTGCCGGTGCTGCTGGTCAACGGCACGGACGACGCGCTGGCCTCCATCGAGGACGCCCGGTACTGGCGGGAGCGGTTGCCGGATGCGCGGCTGGTCGAGATCGGCGGCGGGCTGCACAACGTGCTCAACGACGTCGACCACGTCGAAGCGATCACCGCGGTCCGCGACTTCGTGCTCGAGCGTGTCTGAGTCATGCCGATTCACCTGCACTGGTACCTGCCCACCAACGGCGACAACCGGGACATCGTCGGCTCGGGGGACGGGTCACAGCAGACGCTTTCCGCGGTGCGGTCCGGGTTCCGGGCGCCGACGGTCGACTATCTCGGCGGGATCGCCCGCGCGGCGGAGCAACTGGGTTTCGAGGCAGTGTTGACGCCGACGGGGACGTGGTGTGAGGACGCCTGGATCACGACGGCCGCGTTGTCCGCGGTCACCACCCGGCTGAAGTTCCTGGTGGCGTTCCGGCCGGGGTTCATCTCGCCGACGCTGGCCGCCCACCAGGCCGCGACGTTCCAGCGCGTGTCGGGCGGTCGGCTGCTGCTGAACGTCGTCACCGGCGGCGATCCCGCCGAGCAGCGGCGCTTCGGTGACCGGCTCGGCCACGACGAGCGCTACGACCGCACCGAGGAGTTCCTGACGGTGCTGCGCGGTGTCAGCGACGCGGCCGAGCCGTTCGACTTCCGGGGCCGGTACTACGACGTCGAGCAGGCCGCGATCCCGTTCGCGCCCTACGCGCCGCCCGCCATATTCTTCGGCGGCGCGAGCCCGGCCGCGCAACGGGTCGCGGCGCGGACCGTCGACACCTATCTCGCCTGGGGCGAAACCCCGCCACAGATCGCCGAGCGGATCGAGCACGTCCGCAAGCTCGCCGCCGAGGCGGGGCGCGCCGTTTCCTTCGGTATCCGGTTCCACGTGCTGAGCCGGGACACCTCGGCGCAGGCGTGGGCGGAGGCCGACCGGCTGATCAGCCGGATCGATGACGAGCGGATCGCCCAGACCCAGCGCTCGCTCGCCGCCAGCGAGTCGGTCGGCCAGCAGCGGATGGTGGCACTGCACGGAGGCGACCGGCGCACCCTCGAGATCTACCCCAACATCTGGGCCGGATACGGGCTGGTCCGCGGGGGAGCGGGGACGGCCATCGTGGGCAGCCACGAGGAGGTCGCCGACCGGATCGCCGAATACCACGCGTTGGGCATCGATCACTTCATCCTCTCCGGCCAGCCTCATCTGGAAGAGGCCTATCACTTCGCCGAGGGCGCGGGCGTCGAACTGCGCCGTCGCGGCCTCGTCGAACCGCCCGGGAACGGAGCGCGGCCATGACCACCAACCCTGATGTCGTCATCCGGACACTGGAGACCGCCGACGAGATCAACGCCGGGTTCCGGGTGTTCCTGCGCGCAATGGTCGGGCTGCCGATCCGGACGGTGGACGCCACGGAGATCACCGATCCGGGCCGGTATCTGGGCGCCCTCGACGGCGCAACCGTGGTCGGTGGAGCCGATTCGTACGGCAGCTGGCTGGTCGTGCCGGGCGGTGGCCGCGTGTCGCACGCGGCGGTGACCCATGTCGGGGTGCTGCCGACCCACCGGCGCCGCGGCATCGTGAGCCGGCTCATGGCCCGGCAGTTGCGCGACATCGCGGAGCGCGGCGAAGTGGTCGCGTCGCTGCGGGCGTCGGAGACGGTGATCTACGAGCGGTTCGGTTACGGCGTGGCGAGTTCCGTGCTGTCCGGGCAGGTGGACCTACGGCGCGCGCGGCTACGCCCGAACCTCCCCAGCGGCGGGGTCGTGCGGCTGGTCGACGCCGGTGTGACCACAGAGTTGCTCGCCGGCATCTACGACCAGGCGGCGTGGCCCGGCGCGATCAGGCGCCCGGCCGGCTGGTGGCGGCAGCACGAGAAACTTCGCGACGCGGACCCGACGGTCCACTACGTCGTCGTGCACAGCTCCGATGGCGTGGACGACGGCTACGCGGTCTACCACCCCGTCAACACGGCCGGCTGGTTCACCAGCGCGGACAAGACGGTCATGGTGAGCGATTTCGTCGCGCTGAACGATTCCGCGCGGGCCGGGCTGTGGCGGCACCTGCTCTCGCTGGACCTGGTCGACGTGGTCGCGTTCGAGTCGCTGGCGCCGGACGACCCGCTGCCGCTGGCCGTGCTCGACCGGCGAGCGGTGCAACTCGGCTCCGCACGCGACGAGACCTGGCTCCGACTCGTCGACGTCGAGGCCGCGCTGCGGGCCCGATCCTGGGGCGGCGAGGACCCGATCACGGTGCACGTGACCGACTCGCTGCTGGGCGCGAACAACGGAACCTTCGAGGTGGGCCCGAAAACCGTGGGGCGGACCGACTCGGCGCCGGAACTGAGCGTCGACGTCGCGACGCTGGGCGCCGCGTACCTCGGCGGGTCGCGGTGGCGTCACCTGGCCGCCACCGGGCAGGTCACCGTCCACGATCCGGACGCGATCGCGCGCGCCGACACCCTGTTCGCCTCGGCGTCCGCGCCGTTCTCCGGCACGACATTCTGAGAGGACTCAGGCTATGTCCCGTCAACTGCATCTGCTGCTACTGGGAAATCCGCGGTTCGGCAGTACCTGGCGCTATCCGGGCGTGGAGAACGGTCCCGCCGCGACCCTGCGGTCCGTGATCGACGCGGCCAAAACCGCGGAGCGGGGTACGTTCGACGCGATCTTCTTCGCGGACACCCTGAACTACGGCCCCGACGCCGCCTGGCCGCACAAGTCCACCGAGGACTTCGAGCCGTTCACCACGACGGCCGCGCTCACCCGCGAGACCGAGCGGCTGGGCCTGGTCGTCACTGGGTCCGCGACCTTCCAAGCGCCCTATCACCTGGCCCGGCAGCTCATCTCGCTCGACCATCTCAGTGGCGGGCGCGCGGGCTGGAATGTCGTCACCAGTTTCGCGCAGGCGGCGGCCGCCAACTTCGGCGGCGCGGGCGTGCTCGCCCACGACGAGCGATACCGGGTCGCGGGGGAGGCCTTGGACGTGGTCCGCAAGCTGTGGCGGTCCTGGGGCCCGGACACCGTGGTCGAGGACCGCGTCGCCGGTGTCTACAACGACCCTGCCCGGATTCGCGTCCCGGCCCACGAGGGCGAGTTTTTCCAAGTCCGGGGACCGCTGGGCGCGTCGCCGTCCGCGCAGGGACACCCGGTGATCTTCCAGGCGGGTTCATCTGTGGCCGGGCGCGCCTTCGCCGCGCGTAACGCTGAGGTCGTCTTCACCGGCCAGGGCGACTTCGAGCGCGGGCGCGTCTTCGTGAGCCAGATCCACGACGAGGCACGCTCCTTCGGCCGGGTGGCGGCGCCGCTGGTGACGCCGTCACTCGGTTTCGTCATCGGGGCCACCGATGCCGAGGCGCGGCAGGTGGAGGAGACGATCTTCGAACACTTCATTCCCGAGCACCAGATCGGCTGGCTGCAGGAGGTCGACATCGATCTGACCGGAGCCGATCTCGACGCACCCGTGCCACTCGCGGCGTTCGCCGAGTCGACGCAGACCCATCAGACCGCACTCGCCGGTTACCGCGCGCTCGCCACCCAAGGGAATCCCACCCTGCGAGAGTTCCTGTTCCGCACGGTCACCGCTTTCGGCGCTCGTGTCGTCGGCTCCCCGGAGCGGATCGCCGACGAGATCGAGCGCTGGTTCACTGGTCGTGCCGCCGACGGGTTCATCCTCGGCCCGTCCGGAATACCCGGGCAGCTGGAGACCTTTGTGGACCATGTGGTGCCGATCCTGCGCCGCCGTGGCCTGTTCCGGCACGAGTACGCGGGCCGCACGCTGCGCTCGCATCTCGGCCTGCCGGAGTCTTTCCCACTTGGTGAAAAGTCTCAGCGAAAACCTTCCGTGGCACTACATTGATGCTTGATCGGGTCCCGCTCACCGGGACCCGCTGTCCGTCCGTTGTAGACGGTCGTCCCCCCGAAGAGAGACCCCGAATCATGGCCTCATACAGACGCAAGCTTCTCGCCTGGGCCGCCGTGGCCGCGAGCCTGGTGCTGCTGCTCGCCGGTTGCGGCTCGAGCGGTGGCTCCGTCGCCGGCTCGCAACCCCGTGACGGCGGCACCCTCATCGTCGGGCAGTACCAGGAGGTGACCCAGTTCGACCCGAACCGGCAGTACTCCTGGGAAACGTGGCGGATCGACCGCAACATCTACGAAACGCTGGTCGATGAGGACCTGTCGTCGCCGACCGGGGTGCCCAAGATCGTGCCGAAGCTGGCCACCTCGTGGACGGTGAGCCCGGACGCCACCACCTACACCTTCCAGCTGCGCCAGGGCGTCAAGTTCAGCGACGGCACGCCGTTCAACGCGCAGGCCGCGCAGTTCAACGTGCGCCGGTTCACCGACCCTGCCTTCCAGTACTACGACAAGGTGAGCGCGTCGACGATGTCGCTGGTCTACGGCGACCTCGCGTCGTTCAAGGTGCTCGGCGACTACACCGTGCAGTACGTCTTCAAACACCCGTTCCTGGACTTCCTGCGCCAAATTCCCAATAGCGGCAACGCCGTGTCCGGCTTCTTCAGCCCGGACGCGCTGAAGAAGCACGGCCAGGACGGGCTCGCCGACCACCCCGTCGGCACGGGGCCGTTCACGTTCGCCGAGCGGGTCCGCGGCGACCACACCACGCTCGTGCGCAACCAGGACTACTGGGGCCCGCGCCCGCACCTGGACAAGGTGATCTTCAAGCCGATCGGCGACGACCAGAGCCGGGTCGCCGCGCTGCAGACCGGCGCCGTCGACCTGATCAGCCGGGTGCCACCGGACTCGGTGTCCACTTTGGAGAAGGGCGGCTTCTCGGTGCCCGAGAACCGGGGCGTGCCGCAGATCATCTACTACAGCTACAACTTCGCCAATCCCTACCTGCAGGACAAGCGCGTCCGGCAGGCGATCATCGAAGCCGTCGACCGCAAGCAGCTCGCGGCGAACATCTACAAGGGCTACGCCGAACCGGCGACCTCGATCCTCAACCAGGGCAATGAAGCGCACGACGCCTCGGCCGTGGACTACCCGTACGACCCGGATGCGGCGAAGAAACTGCTGACCGACGCGGGCTACCGGCCGGGCCAGGTGAAGTTCACGATCCTGTCCGACACCACCGGCCAGCCGACCGCGGAATACATCCAGCAGGCCCTGCAGAAGATCGGGATCGACGCGTCGGTGCAGTCGTTCGAGTGGATCACCTACGGGACCCGCTCGGCGAACCTCAAGCCGGACGACGGGCTGTTCCTGGGCGAGTGGGGCTACGTCGCGGCCAACTGGGTCCAGATCGCGCACGCCTACAGCGTCGGCAAGCGGGACGGGGACAAGTACTCCGACACCAGTGCCGCGACGGTGCAGGCGATCAACGCGGCGGCGTACAACTCCGACCCGGCCAAGGCGAACCAGTTGTGGCAGGCGGCGGCGCAGGCGTGGGCGAAGGACGCGACGGTCTTCCCGTTGCTGTCGTTCAACCGGTACTACGCCGTGTCGTCGAGAGTCGGCGGGTTCGTCTGGCCGCAGCAGAACCACTACGACCTTGCCAAGGTCTGGGTGGCGAGCTGAACATGGTGCGCCGGATCCTGTGGCGGCTGGGCGGTCTGGTGCCGCTGCTGTTCGTGATCAGCCTGCTGGTGTTCTTCATCGCGCAGGCCGGCCCGGCCGACCCGGTCCAGGATGTGCAGAGCCAGCGGATGTCGGCGGAGCAGATCGCGCAGATCCGGGCCGCGTACGGGCTGGACCTGCCGGCCTGGCAGCAATACCTGAACTGGGTCAGGGACATGGTCACGCACGGCGGCGGCATCTCGCTCAGCGTCCGCAGCCCGGTCTCGGGGATCGTGTTCCCGGCCTTCGTCAACACGCTGATCCTGATCGCGGGGGCGACGGTGCTGACCGTCGTCCTCGGGGTCGCGATCGGGTTCGTCTCCGGGATCCGGCACGGCCGGCTGATCGACCGGATCGTGATGCTGTTCGTCCAGGTCGGCAGCAACCTGCCGATCTACTGGTTCGGGCTGATCATCATCTGGCTGACCGCGGTGCGGCTGAAGTGGTTGCCGGCCGGGGGAATGCACGACCTGCGCGGTGACGGCGGCACGGGTGACCTGCTGGCGCACCTGATCGCGCCCGCGTTCGCCGCCTCGCTCGTGTCGATGCTGATCATCGCGCGGTTCGTGCGGGCGGCGGTGATCGAGAGCGAGCAGTCCGACTACATCCGGACCTACCGGTCGCAGGGTTTCGGGCGGGCGGCGATCCTCGGCAAGCACATCGGCCGCAACATCCTCGCGCCGATCGTCAACATCACCGGGCTCACCATCGGCTCGGTGCTGACCGGGGTCGTGTTCGTCGAGACGATCTTCTCGTGGCCGGGTATCGGCAGTGTGCTGCTCAACGCGATCGCCGGCGCGGACTACCCGGTCATCCAGTCGGGCATCCTGGTCGTCGCCACCTCGTTCGTGCTCGTCAACCTCGTCACCGACGTGGTGCTCGACCTGCTGAACCCGCGCTTGCGGCACGGTGCCGCATGACCGCCGTCATCGAGGGCCCCCCGCGGCTGCGGCGCTCGGCGCTGTCCCGGTTCGTCCGCAGTCGCGAGGCGATGCTCGGGTTCGCCGTGCTGGCGCTGGTCGTGCTCATGTCGCTCGGGGCGCCGCTGCTCGCGCCGGACGATCCGAACGCCGGCCACGCCGGCAACGTGCTCGCCCCGCTCGGTTCGCCCGGTCATCTGCTCGGCACCGACGACCAGGGCCGCGACGTGCTCAGCCGGGTGATCTACGGCGGGCGGAGCGCGCTGGTGGTCTCGATCTCCGCCGTCGTGGTGGCGGTAGTGATCGGTACCGCGCTCGGGCTGCTGGGCGCCTTCGCGGGCCGCCGCACGTCGGGTCTGCTGATGCGCGTCGTCGATCTGCTGTTCGCCTTCCCGGTGATCCTGGTCGCGTTGTCGCTGGCCGCGATCGTCCAGCCGGGGCCCTGGGTGCTGATCGGCACGGTCGTGTTCGGCGCGGTGCCCTACGTGGCCCGCATCGTGTTCGCCGAGGCGAAGATCGAGCGGGAGAAGGACTACGTGGAGGCGGCGCGCGCGCTCGGCGCCTCCGAGATCGAGATCCTGCGCACGGAGGTGCTGCCCAACCTCGTGTCGTCCGTGGTGATCTACGGGACCAGCCTCGTCGGGGTCAACATCGTGTTCACCGCGAGCCTGAGCGCGCTCGGCCTCGGCATCCAGCCGCCGAACGCGGACTGGGGCCGGATGATCTCCGAGGGCGCGAAGGTCCTGGTGACGGGCAATCCCGGCGTCGCCACGTTTCCCGCGGCCGCCATCCTCCTCGTCGCACTGGCCTTCAACTGGCTCGGCGACGGGCTGCGCGACGTCCTCAACCCGTGAGCAGGTGACCAGATGACAACAGCGGTACTCACCGTGACCGATCTCAGCGTCGACTTCACGCTGCCCGGGACGACGGTGCACGCCGTGCGCGGCGCCGATCTCGTGGTGCGGCCGGGAGAAGTGCTGGCGCTGGTCGGCGAGTCCGGATCCGGGAAGAGCGTCACCGCGGCGGCCGTCCTCGGACTGCTGCCGCGCAACGCGCGCATCGCCGCCGGCAGCATCGCCTTCGGCGACACGGAACTGGTCGGCCTGAAGGACCGGCAGCTCAACGTGTTCCGCGGGGCCGGCATCGGGATGATCTTCCAGAATCCGGCCACCTCGCTGGACCCGTCGTTCACCATCGGCAGCCAGCTCGGCGACACCGCCAGGCTCCACCTCGGCGTGTCCCGCGACGAAGCCCGCGACGTGGCGCACACCTGGCTGGAGCGGGTCGGGCTGCGCGACGCCGGCCGAGTGCTGCGGTCGTACCCGCACGAGCTGTCGGGCGGGATGCGCCAGCGTGTGATGATCGCGCTCGCGAGCCTGTCGGGCCCGAAGCTGCTGATCGCGGACGAGCCCACCACTGCGCTCGACGCCACCGTGCAGAAGCAGATCCTGGACCTGTTGCTGGGCCTGGCCGAGGAGACCGGCACGGCGATCCTGCTCATCACCCACGACTTCGGCGTGGTGTCGCACACCAGTTCGCGGGTCGCGGTCATGCGTGACGGGGTGATCGTCGAAGAGGGCTCCACGGTCCGGGTGCTGAACGCGCCGGAGCATCCCTACACCCGCACGCTCATCGACGCGGTCCCCGAGCTCGGGCAGCGGCACCCCCGGGCCGGCCAGGCCACGCCCGGTGACAAGCCAATGCTGGAACTGCGCAACGTGACCAAGGACTTCGTCACCGGCGGGTTCGGCACCGGACGGCACCGTTA
This Amycolatopsis sulphurea DNA region includes the following protein-coding sequences:
- a CDS encoding DUF1684 domain-containing protein, which codes for MTTTETDVFTAEWQAWHRDHEQKRAAPHGFLAITGLHWLSDVPVRFPDAPGVWFTGAEGGVIVALDEGAELVVDGETVRGRHEFGIIPERGGVNAVWNDAVIEVAKRGGHDIVRPRHPDNPLRVAHTGTPTFAPDPKWVVPGRYEPFAHPEPTTVGAAVAGLEHVYDAPGRIHFAVDGQELSLTAFPGHAPESLLVLFTDATSGVTTYAANRALQLPPPGADGTIALDFNRATNLPCAYTDLATCPLPPAENRLPVAIEAGEQIPRERR
- a CDS encoding APC family permease, which produces MTAEDSIPQTSPVVLDEPEGELRAGALSGVGVFAQGLAAAAPSVAIASVPGSLFLVAGKGALWAAIVGGVLVYLVATVIALQARRTVSSGSLGTYAGNGLGPVAAFVTGWALIIGYIGFAAGGVLGAVLYFNAFLQEIGLHTDHLAVKIVLLVLATAAALYIPFRGVSVSVKFGLGFEVVSLLAIAIILVASYVTYGARFDGAQFSLSHLGSSATLIAAVTAVGSYAGFESAASLGHEARDAHRNVPRAILRLVIGLGILYLLATYPEVLGFGGPKQLDADSTPLPIVAQNAGVSWVTYAVDLTLGTAMIVFSSAVINSGSRSLFTLSREHALPRALGRVHTRFRTPHVAIAFVGLVGFVIGLIGTVTSVGRFQWDVYVGIVSSYAYLFAYLLVAIATPLWLRRIRALSPAGLVVSVLAVAGIVYVIYKNLIPVPEGAYKYLPYVFLALLLIGLVRFLRLRISRPDVAARVGSIQTLSAAEQERLADLGILDAIRRPTAH
- a CDS encoding alpha/beta fold hydrolase, which translates into the protein MPFFDSPDARLYFRAWEVDEPVAGFVFLHGGGEHSGQFSRLASRLNAAGIDVWAIDHQGHGISGGERGVVRSLDVLARDALALADLVRERRPGLPLVIGGHSLGGWTTALVVTKNPDLFVGAVLTGASLRGRTAVGQPAPGDPFRFDISLLAADPDYLEELRKDPLVQLVLPEPEATAAALAVAAEDLATAFPTVSLPVLLVNGTDDALASIEDARYWRERLPDARLVEIGGGLHNVLNDVDHVEAITAVRDFVLERV
- a CDS encoding LLM class flavin-dependent oxidoreductase, with protein sequence MPIHLHWYLPTNGDNRDIVGSGDGSQQTLSAVRSGFRAPTVDYLGGIARAAEQLGFEAVLTPTGTWCEDAWITTAALSAVTTRLKFLVAFRPGFISPTLAAHQAATFQRVSGGRLLLNVVTGGDPAEQRRFGDRLGHDERYDRTEEFLTVLRGVSDAAEPFDFRGRYYDVEQAAIPFAPYAPPAIFFGGASPAAQRVAARTVDTYLAWGETPPQIAERIEHVRKLAAEAGRAVSFGIRFHVLSRDTSAQAWAEADRLISRIDDERIAQTQRSLAASESVGQQRMVALHGGDRRTLEIYPNIWAGYGLVRGGAGTAIVGSHEEVADRIAEYHALGIDHFILSGQPHLEEAYHFAEGAGVELRRRGLVEPPGNGARP
- a CDS encoding GNAT family N-acetyltransferase; translation: MTTNPDVVIRTLETADEINAGFRVFLRAMVGLPIRTVDATEITDPGRYLGALDGATVVGGADSYGSWLVVPGGGRVSHAAVTHVGVLPTHRRRGIVSRLMARQLRDIAERGEVVASLRASETVIYERFGYGVASSVLSGQVDLRRARLRPNLPSGGVVRLVDAGVTTELLAGIYDQAAWPGAIRRPAGWWRQHEKLRDADPTVHYVVVHSSDGVDDGYAVYHPVNTAGWFTSADKTVMVSDFVALNDSARAGLWRHLLSLDLVDVVAFESLAPDDPLPLAVLDRRAVQLGSARDETWLRLVDVEAALRARSWGGEDPITVHVTDSLLGANNGTFEVGPKTVGRTDSAPELSVDVATLGAAYLGGSRWRHLAATGQVTVHDPDAIARADTLFASASAPFSGTTF
- a CDS encoding NtaA/DmoA family FMN-dependent monooxygenase (This protein belongs to a clade of FMN-dependent monooxygenases, within a broader family of flavin-dependent oxidoreductases, the luciferase-like monooxygenase (LMM) family, some of whose members use coenzyme F420 rather than FMN.) is translated as MSRQLHLLLLGNPRFGSTWRYPGVENGPAATLRSVIDAAKTAERGTFDAIFFADTLNYGPDAAWPHKSTEDFEPFTTTAALTRETERLGLVVTGSATFQAPYHLARQLISLDHLSGGRAGWNVVTSFAQAAAANFGGAGVLAHDERYRVAGEALDVVRKLWRSWGPDTVVEDRVAGVYNDPARIRVPAHEGEFFQVRGPLGASPSAQGHPVIFQAGSSVAGRAFAARNAEVVFTGQGDFERGRVFVSQIHDEARSFGRVAAPLVTPSLGFVIGATDAEARQVEETIFEHFIPEHQIGWLQEVDIDLTGADLDAPVPLAAFAESTQTHQTALAGYRALATQGNPTLREFLFRTVTAFGARVVGSPERIADEIERWFTGRAADGFILGPSGIPGQLETFVDHVVPILRRRGLFRHEYAGRTLRSHLGLPESFPLGEKSQRKPSVALH